From the Pomacea canaliculata isolate SZHN2017 linkage group LG14, ASM307304v1, whole genome shotgun sequence genome, one window contains:
- the LOC112555681 gene encoding GPI mannosyltransferase 4-like isoform X2, whose product MAMKTKVLLLVMAASLLYPQPGYIHPDEFFQSAEIVAGSILNVTHYRTWEFNPEKPIRDITLPYLLLMPAFGVLHQLMPMLDELGVVKSSLLVTLPRILFACANVINFILVKKLCLEINYDHKLALWLFSTSYVTWVYLTRSFSNTTETFLVSSVCLILVGMHQNLNKCQDSNKGQKEALKSHTKHCACLGVLICLGIFNRPTFLVFLLVPLMWFTCNSLKTFCRFHVVWIGLMFASGATFLLTFFVLCMVNSAYYNPDFFHTTADLATQLLSSPVSSLPDIILSFLHSLKVPPHNFIMYNVNSSNLAQHGVHPRATHFLVNLPLLLGPLAFDLYWNFTHLLIRRGKGREGWIIFAVIVPVACLSCFTHQEPRFLLPVLPFAVASAAGSKLVQMKSWQCITLLFNVLAFLFFGFLHQAGLIPALSSLQQELTSESKTLKHMPSAYHLVFYCTYMPPRYILLANSQTIDLTVHDLGGRPAEELELKVKQINTFCENSLQHCDIKLFFPGSVEKDVKHLVNWQNMNNFCPHVSTERLPKVGEYLNGNISLAEFMSQLCLKVYSWSSREKES is encoded by the exons ATGGCTATGAAGACAAAGGTGCTTTTACTGGTGATGGCAGCATCTCTTCTCTACCCTCAACCTGGTTACATCCACCCTGATGAGTTTTTTCAGTCTGCTGAGATAGTTGCAG GGAGTATTCTGAATGTGACTCACTACAGAACCTGGGAGTTTAATCCTGAAAAACCCataagggacatcactctgCCATATTTGCTGCTGATGCCTGCATTTGGAGTTTTGCATCAATTAATGCCGATGCTAGATGAACTTGGTGTGGTAAAGTCATCACTGCTTGTTACACTTCCTCGGATTCTTTTCGCCTGTGCCAATGTGATAAACTTCATTCTTGTCAAGAAACTGTGTCTAGAAATCAACTATGACCACAAATTGGCTTTGTGGTTGTTCTCAACATCGTATGTTACATGGGTTTATCTGACGCGCTCATTCTCTAACACAACAGAGACTTTTCTTGTTTCATCAGTGTGTTTGATTTTGGTTGGGATGCATcagaatttaaataaatgccAAGATTCCAACAAGGGACAGAAGGAAGCTTTAAAGAGTCATACAAAACATTGTGCCTGTCTAGGTGTTCTGATATGCCTAGGTATTTTTAACAGACCAACATTCCtagtctttcttcttgttccacTCATGTGGTTCACATGcaacagtttaaaaacattctGCAGATTCCATGTAGTCTGGATTGGGCTGATGTTTGCGTCAGGAGCAACATTTCTATTGACGTTCTTTGTTCTGTGCATGGTGAACTCTGCTTACTACAACCCAGACTTCTTCCATACAACTGCTGACCTAGCCACACAGTTGCTGTCCAGTCCAGTCAGTAGTCTCCCAGACATCATACTGTCATTTCTTCATAGTCTGAAAGTCCCTCCACACAACTTCATCATGTATAATGTAAATTCATCAAATCTTGCACAGCATGGTGTCCATCCTAGAGCCACTCATTTTCTTGTCAACTTACCTCTGCTTCTTGGTCCCTTAGCTTTTGACCTGTACTGGAATTTCACACACTTGTTGATCAGACgtggaaaggggagagaaggatGGATTATATTTGCTGTCATTGTGCCAGTGGCTTGTTTGTCATGTTTTACGCACCAAGAACCAAGATTTCTCCTGCCAGTCCTACCCTTTGCAGTTGCGAGTGCAGCAGGATCAAAGCTTGTTCAGATGAAATCTTGGCAGTGCATCACCTTGCTGTTTAATGTGTTGGCCTTTTTGTTCTTTGGATTTCTTCATCAGGCTGGCCTGATTCCTGCCCTGTCATCTCTTCAGCAGGAACTTACTTCAGAgtcaaagactttaaaacacATGCCATCAGCCTATCACCTTGTCTTTTACTGCACGTACATGCCACCACGTTATATACTTTTGGCTAACAGCCAGACTATAGACTTAACAGTCCATGACTTGGGGGGGAGACCAGCAGAGGAGCTGGAGCTGAAAGTGAaacagataaacacattttgtgaaaatagccTTCAGCACTGtgatataaaactatttttccctGGGTCTGTAGAGAAAGACGTGAAACATTTAGTTAACTGGCAAAACATGAACAACTTTTGCCCTCACGTGTCCACAGAAAGATTGCCAAAGGTTGGGGAGTATCTAAATGGAAACATATCATTGGCTGAATTTATGTCACAATTATGTCTTAAGGTTTATTCATGGAGTTCCAGAGAGAAGGAATCTTAG
- the LOC112555681 gene encoding GPI mannosyltransferase 4-like isoform X1: MLFFFCIWPYLQFSMAMKTKVLLLVMAASLLYPQPGYIHPDEFFQSAEIVAGSILNVTHYRTWEFNPEKPIRDITLPYLLLMPAFGVLHQLMPMLDELGVVKSSLLVTLPRILFACANVINFILVKKLCLEINYDHKLALWLFSTSYVTWVYLTRSFSNTTETFLVSSVCLILVGMHQNLNKCQDSNKGQKEALKSHTKHCACLGVLICLGIFNRPTFLVFLLVPLMWFTCNSLKTFCRFHVVWIGLMFASGATFLLTFFVLCMVNSAYYNPDFFHTTADLATQLLSSPVSSLPDIILSFLHSLKVPPHNFIMYNVNSSNLAQHGVHPRATHFLVNLPLLLGPLAFDLYWNFTHLLIRRGKGREGWIIFAVIVPVACLSCFTHQEPRFLLPVLPFAVASAAGSKLVQMKSWQCITLLFNVLAFLFFGFLHQAGLIPALSSLQQELTSESKTLKHMPSAYHLVFYCTYMPPRYILLANSQTIDLTVHDLGGRPAEELELKVKQINTFCENSLQHCDIKLFFPGSVEKDVKHLVNWQNMNNFCPHVSTERLPKVGEYLNGNISLAEFMSQLCLKVYSWSSREKES, translated from the exons atgctgttctttttctgcatatgGCCCTATTTACAG TTTAGCATGGCTATGAAGACAAAGGTGCTTTTACTGGTGATGGCAGCATCTCTTCTCTACCCTCAACCTGGTTACATCCACCCTGATGAGTTTTTTCAGTCTGCTGAGATAGTTGCAG GGAGTATTCTGAATGTGACTCACTACAGAACCTGGGAGTTTAATCCTGAAAAACCCataagggacatcactctgCCATATTTGCTGCTGATGCCTGCATTTGGAGTTTTGCATCAATTAATGCCGATGCTAGATGAACTTGGTGTGGTAAAGTCATCACTGCTTGTTACACTTCCTCGGATTCTTTTCGCCTGTGCCAATGTGATAAACTTCATTCTTGTCAAGAAACTGTGTCTAGAAATCAACTATGACCACAAATTGGCTTTGTGGTTGTTCTCAACATCGTATGTTACATGGGTTTATCTGACGCGCTCATTCTCTAACACAACAGAGACTTTTCTTGTTTCATCAGTGTGTTTGATTTTGGTTGGGATGCATcagaatttaaataaatgccAAGATTCCAACAAGGGACAGAAGGAAGCTTTAAAGAGTCATACAAAACATTGTGCCTGTCTAGGTGTTCTGATATGCCTAGGTATTTTTAACAGACCAACATTCCtagtctttcttcttgttccacTCATGTGGTTCACATGcaacagtttaaaaacattctGCAGATTCCATGTAGTCTGGATTGGGCTGATGTTTGCGTCAGGAGCAACATTTCTATTGACGTTCTTTGTTCTGTGCATGGTGAACTCTGCTTACTACAACCCAGACTTCTTCCATACAACTGCTGACCTAGCCACACAGTTGCTGTCCAGTCCAGTCAGTAGTCTCCCAGACATCATACTGTCATTTCTTCATAGTCTGAAAGTCCCTCCACACAACTTCATCATGTATAATGTAAATTCATCAAATCTTGCACAGCATGGTGTCCATCCTAGAGCCACTCATTTTCTTGTCAACTTACCTCTGCTTCTTGGTCCCTTAGCTTTTGACCTGTACTGGAATTTCACACACTTGTTGATCAGACgtggaaaggggagagaaggatGGATTATATTTGCTGTCATTGTGCCAGTGGCTTGTTTGTCATGTTTTACGCACCAAGAACCAAGATTTCTCCTGCCAGTCCTACCCTTTGCAGTTGCGAGTGCAGCAGGATCAAAGCTTGTTCAGATGAAATCTTGGCAGTGCATCACCTTGCTGTTTAATGTGTTGGCCTTTTTGTTCTTTGGATTTCTTCATCAGGCTGGCCTGATTCCTGCCCTGTCATCTCTTCAGCAGGAACTTACTTCAGAgtcaaagactttaaaacacATGCCATCAGCCTATCACCTTGTCTTTTACTGCACGTACATGCCACCACGTTATATACTTTTGGCTAACAGCCAGACTATAGACTTAACAGTCCATGACTTGGGGGGGAGACCAGCAGAGGAGCTGGAGCTGAAAGTGAaacagataaacacattttgtgaaaatagccTTCAGCACTGtgatataaaactatttttccctGGGTCTGTAGAGAAAGACGTGAAACATTTAGTTAACTGGCAAAACATGAACAACTTTTGCCCTCACGTGTCCACAGAAAGATTGCCAAAGGTTGGGGAGTATCTAAATGGAAACATATCATTGGCTGAATTTATGTCACAATTATGTCTTAAGGTTTATTCATGGAGTTCCAGAGAGAAGGAATCTTAG
- the LOC112555321 gene encoding stress response protein NST1-like isoform X1: protein MHRAYQSVLPTHNKLLQQRWDTTYYKEHRRKVYDAKPMVDTKPPPTYMHLHLKLKKLQLEEERLAIIERDNRTLLEKMSYIMRTRGRIDNRNNYEYKSSLNREKRQRELLRVIKENQSILQRINMRQPEYSAKKWEDDWVANQRFMDSISAYPQNWWLEKEKPRQGRSARLERRHHDEGRQSAKSKEFKDDQQQGTPPPATTEDKGKVKPKKESEKKKKVAKRGQKEDSPQQKDASRSPTPQQKVATRSPTPQQKEATRSPTPQQKEATRSPTPQKVESSEQRNEAENSENAEIPVQQNESEA from the exons GTGTACGATGCAAAGCCTATGGTTGACACTAAGCCACCTCCAACATACATGCATCTTCATCTGAAGTTAAAGAAATTACAG CTTGAAGAAGAGCGCCTGGCAATAATAGAGCGTGACAACCGGACCCTTCTAGAAAAAATGTCTTACATCATGCGAACACGTGGCCGGATAGATAATCGCAATAACTATGAATACAAAAG CAGCTTAAATCGTGAGAAGCGCCAGCGGGAACTTCTAAGAGTTATAAAAGAAAACCAGTCTATACTTCAACGTATCAACATGCGCCAGCCAGAGTACAGTGCAAAGAAGTGGGAGGATGACTGGGTGGCCAATCAGCGATTCATGGATAGTATCTCAGCATACCCACAAAACTGGTGGCTTGAGAAAGAG AAACCCAGGCAGGGGAGAAGTGCAAGGCTAGAGAGACGACATCATGATGAAGGCAGACAGTCTGCCAAGAGTAAAGAATTCAAGGATGATCAGCAGCAAGGTACACCACCACCTGCCACGACTGAGGACAAGGGTAAAGTCAAGCCCAAGAAGGagtcagagaaaaagaagaaggtaGCCAAACGTGGGCAAAAAGAAGACTCACCACAGCAGAAAGATGCTTCTCGCTCACCAACACCGCAACAGAAGGTAGCTACTCGCTCACCAACACCACAACAGAAAGAAGCTACTCGCTCACCAACACCACAACAAAAAGAAGCTACTCGCTCACCAACACCACAGAAGGTAGAATCATCAGAGCAAAGGAATGAAGCGGAAAACTCAGAAAATGCAGAAATTCCTGTACAGCAAAATGAGTCGGAAGCGTGA
- the LOC112555321 gene encoding neurofilament medium polypeptide-like isoform X2, whose protein sequence is MHRAYQSVLPTHNKLLQQRWDTTYYKEHRRKVYDAKPMVDTKPPPTYMHLHLKLKKLQLEEERLAIIERDNRTLLEKMSYIMRTRGRIDNRNNYEYKSLNREKRQRELLRVIKENQSILQRINMRQPEYSAKKWEDDWVANQRFMDSISAYPQNWWLEKEKPRQGRSARLERRHHDEGRQSAKSKEFKDDQQQGTPPPATTEDKGKVKPKKESEKKKKVAKRGQKEDSPQQKDASRSPTPQQKVATRSPTPQQKEATRSPTPQQKEATRSPTPQKVESSEQRNEAENSENAEIPVQQNESEA, encoded by the exons GTGTACGATGCAAAGCCTATGGTTGACACTAAGCCACCTCCAACATACATGCATCTTCATCTGAAGTTAAAGAAATTACAG CTTGAAGAAGAGCGCCTGGCAATAATAGAGCGTGACAACCGGACCCTTCTAGAAAAAATGTCTTACATCATGCGAACACGTGGCCGGATAGATAATCGCAATAACTATGAATACAAAAG CTTAAATCGTGAGAAGCGCCAGCGGGAACTTCTAAGAGTTATAAAAGAAAACCAGTCTATACTTCAACGTATCAACATGCGCCAGCCAGAGTACAGTGCAAAGAAGTGGGAGGATGACTGGGTGGCCAATCAGCGATTCATGGATAGTATCTCAGCATACCCACAAAACTGGTGGCTTGAGAAAGAG AAACCCAGGCAGGGGAGAAGTGCAAGGCTAGAGAGACGACATCATGATGAAGGCAGACAGTCTGCCAAGAGTAAAGAATTCAAGGATGATCAGCAGCAAGGTACACCACCACCTGCCACGACTGAGGACAAGGGTAAAGTCAAGCCCAAGAAGGagtcagagaaaaagaagaaggtaGCCAAACGTGGGCAAAAAGAAGACTCACCACAGCAGAAAGATGCTTCTCGCTCACCAACACCGCAACAGAAGGTAGCTACTCGCTCACCAACACCACAACAGAAAGAAGCTACTCGCTCACCAACACCACAACAAAAAGAAGCTACTCGCTCACCAACACCACAGAAGGTAGAATCATCAGAGCAAAGGAATGAAGCGGAAAACTCAGAAAATGCAGAAATTCCTGTACAGCAAAATGAGTCGGAAGCGTGA